The Sciurus carolinensis chromosome 18, mSciCar1.2, whole genome shotgun sequence region TTCATGCTCTGGAAAACATCGAGACATAATGTACACTGATCCATGTGGCGTGATATTGCTGTAGCAGTGAGGGATGGACTGGAAGAACTGAATGCAGTCACAAATCTGTGCATTCATAAAGTCATTCATTGGGGACAGTTGGTATCCAAATCGGTGGGGAAGGATGCTCTTTCAGTTCTTGGGATTGAAATAAGTGGAGTTCCTTCAGCAGGGAATTAATTTGTAGTGATAAGGACAGCACTTATAAGCTAAGTTAAAGGTAGGTTGGAGTTCCAAGTATGAAAGTCCAAAATCTTAACACTTAGGAAAAGGAatgcaccccccacacacacctgctTTATGTGCACAAGCTGTCCCTGGCAGGACACAGGGCCCCCACGACAGGGCAGCTGTTGTTAGGGGTGGTGGAGAAGCACTTCACCCTTTTCCCTTCAGATGCTGTGGCATGTGCATGTATTACCTATTCAAAAAGGAATTAAAGATGCTGGAAAGTagtttgcccttttttttttttttttaaccccaaacTAAATATGCACTTACTGTACAACCCAGCAATTGCACTtttgggcatttatcccagagaaataaaaacttatgcTCGATTATGCAAAACCCCATCCCTGTCATAGCAACTCTCTTTGCAACCGCCCCAAAATTGGAACCAACCCAATTCACCCTTCCAACAGTCGAATTGCTAAATGTGTGTACATCCATCCCATGGGATACTGGGCAACTGAAAGGAACAAGTTACTGACACACAACTTGATGGATCTGGAGGGGATTATGCTGGGTGAATAAAGCCTGTCTTGAAAGGTTATATGCTGTACAACTTCATTCATGTGATGTTCTTGAAATTGTAAAATGGGTGGTTCCAGGGTCTGAGGCAGAGCTGGGAGATGGTACCAGTGCTGTACCTGGAGTGTGGGCGCGGTTATACAGCTGAGAAAACAGAACATGTGGATGTGCATATGCACAAGGCCCCTGCAAGACTGGGTACCAGAACCTGGTCTCTGGGCTGAAGAAGGTCAGCAGCAGCAGAGCAAGATGTTCCCATGGAAAACAGGACAAAGTGCCCAGAGGAActcactgtggttttgttttttttttttaagctttacaGTTACAGCAGTTGGGTTCATCCCGACAAACTTACACGCATGGAAATTGACTTCAGTTCACGATtgccccccttcccctcccccttcacTGTACTCTTTTCCCCTTTGATTTTCAGTGAGTCTATACATGTTTCCagataaaaaatttgaaagaaaagaaactaaacatTTGTAAAACAACATGGAGATGACCCTGGCGTTAAGAACAGCCTTCTTAGGCTGTGAAGAGTCAAACCATGAGAATAAGATTTGCAAATACATTTATACCCACAGTTAGAATTTCTATAAccaaagccaggtgcagtagtggTCTACAGTCccaggtgggaggatcacttgagcacaggagttcaaggccagcctggggcaACACAGGAAGACCCCcacctctcccccccccccaattttttCCCCATGTGACAAGGATAGCAGAAATAAGGAGGGTAACATACCGGGATATATCTGCCACCAGGCCCAGAGCTTGCATGGGCTCCCTGGGACTGGGAAGAGGTGCCTGTAGTGTATGCTTTTGTTTGTCACCTTGGTATCCACTGTAAATACAGCCAGTGGGGCTGGGTAGCGCAGTGGTgggtgcttgcctagaatgcttCTGTGAGGCCTGGGCTCAACCCCCTTGCACCTCCTCATGCCAGAAGCAAGCCTTAAGCActttcctgccccacccccagatCCTCAATGTGATTCATCCAGGTACCTGCCTTGTATACCTGCTCCCTAGTGACCTCCTCCCTATGGGACATCTAGATGCATTCTGCCTGACCAGTCCCACTGACCCTCACTCTGTGTGGACAGTGCAGAAATGCCACAGCTTCTACCTCTCAGTCATTGTGTGACCTCCTGCAACCCATGCCACCAATTAAACCTCCCTGCAGGATACCTATTGGGAGAGCCCTAGTCGCTAGCCTCTGTAAAAGCATTGACCCATGGGAaccttccttctctctgcacACTCCCTGATCCCCCGCGTATGGTCTGTAGGCatgctgtgtccccaggacctgcAAGTAATAGAATCTTTATTTCCATTGTGTGTCTTCCCTAACTTTTGAGGTGGTGCTCTTCACCTTAAGATCCTAAATTAAAACACAGCAGCTGGGTGCccactttggcagcacatatactaaaattggaaagaTACAGAGACAATTagccaggctggggatgtagctcagttggtagagtgcttgcctcacatgcacaaagccctgggttcaatccccagcaccaaaaacaaagcaaaacaacagagAAGAATAGCATGGCTCCTGCACAAGGATGATGATGAGCCAATTCATGAAGCCTTCCATATTAAACAAAAACACAGCAGCTGGtctggtggtgtggctcagtggtggtgcacttgcctggcatgtgtgaggcacaggtttgatcctcagcaccacacaaaaatcaaccaattcattaattaaaggtattgtgtccatctacaactaaaaaaatatttaagaaaagaaaaacagcaagtgCTCAGAGTCCATGAACACTGGGATTCTTCTAGAAGAAAACCCTGGAGAAACAATGACCCTGAGCAAATCAGGAGCTCCTTGCAGCACTATCTTCAGACAAGCAAAATGCAGGGAACACTTGGTGCCTGCCTGTGAGCAGACAGGGCGAGGACTGGTCAGAGCAGAAGGAAGGGCCACAGCCACAGCTAAGTGTGGCAAAGTGGCACATCCCAAAACCACACTGAAGGGAAAATACTGCGTGTGCAGCACAGCATGCTGATAGAGCCCAAATGGTGCATTTCTGTGAATGCACACACTGTGCACGTATGAAAAGGAAGGCAGGTTTCAAAAGGGTAGcattgctgaggatgtggctcagtgatagagccttGCCTGGCACATACAAGGCCccgggtccaatccccagcactgcaatcaATCAAAAActgcaataataaaatatttttttaaagtatataattgaTCCAAAagctaccatttgatccagtaattccattcctagatatgtatccaaaagaactgaaaactgaACTCAGACAGATAGGAGTATGCCAATGTTCTGACCAGCACTATGCAAAACAGCCTAAGGACctaaagatgaaaataatctGAGTGAGCTCGACAAATGGATAAACAGAAGGGTCCGTCCTCACAATGGAATGCTATGCAGCCACAAAGAAGAGTGAAACACCAAATCCTGCTGTAGCATGGGGGATCTTGAGAACAGTGCTGTGAAAGAAGCTGGACAAATATTATGACCCCACTTAAATGAAATATCCAGCATAGGTAAACTCAGGCAGACAAAAATGCAAGCTAGAGCTTCCCAGGGACTGCAGGGAGGAGGAACAGAGAGTGGCagtttaatgggtacagaactCCTGCTGAGGTGATGAAAGAGCTTTGGAAACACACAGTGGCAACGTCTGCACAACACTGAGAGTTTCATTAGTGCCATGAGCAGTGCTCTTAAAAACGCCTataatccagtgacttgggaggttgaggcagcaggatctGGAGTTGGAACCCAGCgtcagcaacgtagtgaggccctaagcacctcagtaagaccctgtatttaataaaatataaaaaaggctagggacgtggctcagtggttaaacaccccagGGTTTAATacccggtaccaaaaataaataaataaagcagcaAATATTAGGATATATGCGCACAACACGCACATGTGCACTCACAGATGCATATGCAAATACAGGCCACATTTCTGGGACATGAGAGAGATAGATTGTGTGGAGAAGGCATGGAAATGAACTTGAGCTTCAGCAGTAAAATCCACTTTCTGTGTCCCAGGGAATACTGCTGTTATAAGAAAGGATAAGCcagatgcatgcctgtaatcccagcaactggggaggctgaggcaggaggatcccaagttcaaagccagcctcagcaacttagtgagaccctaagcaatttagcaagaccctgtctcaaaataaaaaataaaccagacgtggtggcacatgcctataatcctagtggcttggaaggctgaggtaggaggatctagagtttaaatccagccttagcaaaagcaagatgctaaagCAACTCACTAAGagcctgtctctatataaaaatacaaaatagggctggggatgtggcttagtggttaagcacccctgggctcaattcctagtaccaaaaaaaaaaaaaaaaaaaaaaaaaagaaagtggggagTCTCCCCAGCATCCCAGAGACTGCTCTGAACAACAGCTTCCACCCAGACCAGTGCAATCTACTGGAGGGACATGGACCTGGTCCTCCCAAAACCTGCTTTTTTTCCATGCTCCCTCCTAGTCCCTGGGCCCTGGTATCCCTGAGAACCCAGTCCTGGCACCAGGAGGGGCAGAGGCTTGAAACTGTACCAGGACTATAATGATTCTAGGAGCATCCAGATCATGGTCAATGCATTTATAGTCTTTATTGTAAAGAAGTTGCAGTCAGAACATGGGACACTGAAAATACACAACCATGGATTGTTCTCtcagaagagggagggaaagatcCATATATACAAAAATTGTAAACATGTTCACTTAAATATTCACACATAATTGGTCTATTCTACAATGTACAGGGTTGTCACTCAACTGCAACTCCAGAGGGAGGCATCTGTCTGTAAGAATGAAATATGGCAATatgtgtggttttgatttgtgaaAAGCCAGCTTCAAGCAATGCATGAGTAGTCAGCTATGCACACGGACCCCCACCTGGGGCTGGGCCTTAAACAGGgtgcagggtgggaaggaagggtcTAGTCCGGAAGCCAGGGTGAATCAGTATGCAGGAATGGCTGTTTCAAGGGGCACTGTGGGCTATGTAACCTCTAGGCCTCTATCTTTGTAAGGTGCTTGTCTTGCCTGGCACCCAGATGTCCTGTTCCTACCCATGTGCTAAAGGGCTGGTACCCAAGTCCATAGCTGTCTTGTGCTTTCCTGACCAGAACCTTCGACACCTGGGCAGGGGCCACAGAGAGAGGTGCAGCTTGTGGAGCACTATGAGATGAAACCTGTAGAGTTGACCACAATCACAACACCAACAGGACTGAGCTGCTCTGTGAGCTCACGAGAGGAAATGAAGGAAGGCTCTGGACATGACAAACCACCATGATAGGGCAAGGACAGTCACTACCCCCAGGGACAGGGCCACAATCCCTGGCCCTGTACAATCCCTGCACTGAGCTGTGGAGGGCAGCTGGACCTCTGACTTCAGAATGGGCAGGTGAGCTCCAGGTTGGTTGGTCCATAAAGGGAATGCCTCTCCCAGGCCAGTCCACTCCAGGCCACACTGTCCTCTTCTCAGGACCTCAGGCCTAGAGGAACTTGATGGGGACAGCTCAGGTGCTACTTGCTCCCGGCCCGGAGGCCCACAGTGGCCACCCCTGCTGTCCCTGGTGCTGGACCTCTAGGCCTCCAGAGAGGTCCAAGGAGGCCTTGGAACCTGTGTTGGTGGGGTGGCCTTCGAGCCCTGGTCCGTGCTTGTCGGACACTAATAGGCGGGCACCTGGTACCCTTTGGGACTGGTGTCCAAGGTCTCGGTGAAGGGCGGGCTCTGGTAGGTCTCGGTGCCCTCCACACCGCTGCCCACCGGGTAGCCGGGGTAGGTCTGACCGGCCCCAGAGCCCAGCTGTTCTGTGGCGAAGAGTGACATGTCGGTGCCCAGGCGGAACCGCTGCAGGGCCTTCACGGTGAGCGCCACCTGGGCGGGGAGCCGGGGTCAGCCGGGGTCAGCCGGGGCGCCCCCGTCCCGCAGCCCACGAGGCCCGCACTCACCCAGCTGAGGATGGAGAAGAAGCTGAAGGCGATGGCTGCCCGCGCCGCGTCCCCGGCCTGCGCTGTGCCCGGCCCGGGCGCAGTGCGCTGCCACTGATTGGTGAGGAAGCAGAAACCCACGAACCACAGGAAGGACCAGAGCCCTGCGCGCGGCGACCCGCCGTCAGGGGGCGCCTCGCCAGGCGCGGGCCCCTTGGGGTCCGGCCCCGCGCCCCTGAGAGCCGCACCTCGCCCCGCCCGCCGCGGGGccgcccaggccccgcccccgagGCCCGCCCCGCCCCGGACGGCCACGCCCACCTGAGAAAGCCAGGTCGAGCAGCACTGCCCGGCGGCGGTCGCGGACGCTGCTGATCTGCTGGAAACGCAAGTCCAGCAGCAGGAACGCAGCGCAGGCGAGGAAAGCCCCGAGACCCAGCGCGACGCCGAAGCGACAGGCCCCCGCGTTCCCGTTGAAGACGCAGCGCAGTTCCGGGCCGCTGTCGGCGTTCACGTAGCCCTCGTTGACGATGGGGCCGAACACCGCGATGGAGAACACCTGCGGGCAGCCCCGGGAGCCTCAGGCCCTGCGCCGGCGCCTTCCCGCAGCCGGGACCTTGGGCTTCCCCGCGAGCACCCACACCTCAGGGCCTGCCCCCTCACGCACTTAATAATTACAGCAGGAGCCACTTAGTGAGCATCTACTATGTCCCGGCACTGTGCTAAAACTGCTTCTTTATATACCTTCGCCGTTATCCTTATCATTTTTATAGTTGGGGAAACGGGGGATCCCATAGGTGAAATGACTTACCCACTAGGGTCACATGGCTCATGGGAGTCAaggctgagccacagcccagcttCTCTGTAAGGCTGGGGCCAGAACCCACCTGAGAGTGTGAGAGCAGGAGCCATTACCCGGGCCGCACTTGGCGGGAGAAGAAATAGGGAGTAGTGAAACCCAGAGAGGGGGGCTGTCGCTACAGCGACAGCTGGCCCCACAGTGTGGCCTGCCTTCTAGCATGCCACATGGGGTAAATAGGCTGGGTGCCATAATGTCCGCCAGGTTCCAGCAGTAGTGGACACTTGGGAGATGAAGGCCCCCATCTGTGCTTGATCATTAATTTTACTGATGAGTATTTGGGTTGAAAGGGTGACACCACTGACCTCTGGGGTTCAGTCCAACTTCAGGACCTCCTCCTGCCCACCAGTCGGGAGAGACAGGTAGGAGGTGGACCATGGTCGTTTTAAACCAGACACGTTCTTGGGCTCTGGCAGCCTGTGTTTTTGAGAAGAGAGCTCCCTTCTCAACTCCATCATTTTGCTCCTTT contains the following coding sequences:
- the Syngr3 gene encoding synaptogyrin-3, producing MEGASFGAGRAGAALDPVSFARRPQTLLRVASWVFSIAVFGPIVNEGYVNADSGPELRCVFNGNAGACRFGVALGLGAFLACAAFLLLDLRFQQISSVRDRRRAVLLDLAFSGLWSFLWFVGFCFLTNQWQRTAPGPGTAQAGDAARAAIAFSFFSILSWVALTVKALQRFRLGTDMSLFATEQLGSGAGQTYPGYPVGSGVEGTETYQSPPFTETLDTSPKGYQVPAY